Within the Periplaneta americana isolate PAMFEO1 chromosome 6, P.americana_PAMFEO1_priV1, whole genome shotgun sequence genome, the region CTGTAACAACTAACCCCACAATTTCCACATTATTATAACTAGTTTGTTTCGCCCACAGAATGGTGCGGACGTACAAAAGAAAGACGAATAGAGGCTGTATAGATGAAGAAATATACGAGAGGGCAGCGAAGGATGTTAGCGAGCGAAACTTATCTATCAGACAAGCTGCAGAAGCTCATGCTGTTAATTTTATGACTCTTCACCGTTATTTGAAACGGAAAAGGGAACAGGATGAAGATCGTAGTTCACGAAAGAATTTAGTTGGCTATGTGAGGCACAGACAGACTTTCTCTGATGAATTAGAAAAACGTTTAGAAGATTACATAATTCATTGTAGTCGTATCTATTATGGCCTATCATCCAAGGATGTCAGAACTCTTGCATACGAATACGCCGTTGCATGTAATATCAAATTTCCTGAAAAGTGGGCTGAAACAAAAATGGCTACAGAAGACTGGGTCCTAAGTTTTTTAAAGCGACATCCAAAACTATCTCTAAGGACGCCAGAGGCTACGAGCCTAGCTAGGGCTACTAGTTTCAATGCTCATAATGTTGgcctattttataataatttggaCCAACTTTTCCAAAGACATCAGTTCGAGGGCCATCAAATATGGAATCTGGACGAAACAGGCGTCACCACAGTCCAGAAACCACCCAAAGTTATTGCAGAGAAAGGGAAGAAGCAAGTTGGAAGAGCAACTTCTGCAGAAAAAGGAGCTACTGTCACTATGGAGGTGGCTGTGAACGCAATTGGGAATTCAGTACCTCCACTTTTTATCTTCCCTCGGGTTCACTTTAAACCCCATTTCATTCTGCAAGGTCCTCCAGGTTGTATCGGAGCTGCCCATCCTAGTGGATGGATAACTGGGCCCATTTTTCTAGAGTATGTGAAACATTTCCATAAGCATGTCCCCTCTTCTGTGGAAAAACCGGTACTCTTGCTATTGGACAACCACATTTCCCATCTGTCAATTTCCGTATTGGATTACTGTAAGGAAAACGGCATTATTCTTCTGTCTTTTCCACCTCACACCTCCCACCGTCTCCAGCCCCTGGACCTGAGCGTCTATGGACCCTTCAAGAAATATTATTACACGGCATGCTGCGATTGGATGAATTCACACCCTGGTTCTCCAATCTCAATCTACGACATTCCTGCCATGGCTAAGGAAGCCCTTGCAAATAGTTTGACCCCAAAAAATATCATGGCTGGTTTTCAGAAAGCGGGGATATGGCCCTTCAATCGTAATGTGTACGGCGAACAAGATTTTGTAACTGCTACCGTCACTGACAGGCCTTTGCCGGAAAGCGATTCCGTAACTAGTTGTGAAAATGAAAGTGTGTTGCCACAAGACTACAACCAGCCAACAGTAAGTGGGATGCAAACTGTCGGAACACCTACAAGAAATGTTGCAGATTATGGTCAAAAGTCTGTACTAAGTCCCGAAGATGTGAGACCATACCCGAAGGCTGCACCAAGAAAAATTAGCCACACAGGAAGGAAGAAAACAAAATCTGCCATTCTCACTGACACACCAGTGAAAGAGGCTctgaggaaagaagaagaagcaagAAATGAGAGGAAAAATAAGAAAGCTGCTAATGTGAAGAAAAGAATTCTAACTGACTCAAATGAATCTTTGAAGAAGATAAAGAAGCGAAGAAATTACGAAACAGAACTGAGTTCAGAGACCGAAGATGACGAAGACTGCATTTGTGTTGTGTGTCTGAAACCATATTCAAAAAGCAAACGAGGGGACGATTGGATTCAGTGTACAATGTGTAAAAAATGGGCTCATGAACGTTGTGGGGGTGACGACCCATATTATGTTTGTATTCACTGTACTTCAGATTTGTCTGCACATTCAGACTCCGAAGATTAGTAACTTAATTGACCTGTTGTAATCTGTACTTTTAAGTCCATATGAAGAGCTAAGGAACAAAACCAATTACATCCACTTTGCAATTAGGGTCTTATTCGTGTAAATTGTCCAAAGTACATCCCTTCTTAACTTGATTAATGAGCCATTCTCCTCTCACTCTCTTACTCGCTGTACAGCAAATTGACTTTTAATAACAAATGGATATAAATGGTTATGAATATTAATTCTTCATAATTATACACTGTATACTTGATAAAATAAGATGTCACTCTTCATTAAATGTTATTACTTATAATTCTGtactattttaacatttattttcttgttctgcaAATTCTCAGTACAAATATTATAAATGTAACAACTTGCCCCTTCTCTGTAACAACTGACCCCATAGTGGGGCAAATTGTTACATTGTTCCTAGttgaacaaatatgcaaattacAGAATGTTAGTGAATCGATATCAAAGTGCAAAAAAAAGCAGTGTGCACACAAGAATACACCTTATTGATGATGAGAAATTCCAATTTCTAAACTTGAAAGGAGACTCGCaaaaaattattaagataaaagtGTAACAACTAACCCCAGTCTCCCCTATACAACTCATCAATATCTTATCTCAGGAATGTTGAAACTTCATAGAACTCACTTATGGGGAATTCTTTGTCTCTATGTAACTCATCACGATCTAGTAAAACTTATCTCTAATACATGTGTACTGTATAACAAATCAGTATCCTGGACTCCttgttaccatgtaaaactcaGCATTGTGTCGGATGCCCTGTTTTTCTGTATAACTTGTTATTGTCTGTATTGTATGGCCCCTGTAGAAATTAAATTCCagcagtttagtatatacagtcacgaagctcaatacgtagggaatatgcatccatagatagttgctaaccactaggttcgctactatcgcctcattacagacaatgcgaaatagtaccggcacagtctattgttcctagtaccctcaactcaagcttcgtgactgtatatactaaactgtgttaCCAGTATGGCGGATATTCTTTATTCTCTTAAAAAGTATCAGTATCTCTGTTCCTGTAAAACTTACAAGCAAATCGACATCTTGTGCTCTTGTAGAAGTTACCATTATCTCTCTCACTGTAAAACCAGTATCTCGGACGTCCTATGCTCATGTAGAATTCACTATTGCCACggttttttcatgttttttgttAAGAATTAATCGATATATCGGACATCCTGTGCCCATGCAGAACTTATCATTGTCTCGGATATTCTGTGCCCTTGTAGAAGTCACCAGTATGTCTGTCGCTGTAAAACTTACGAGTGTCTCGGGAATTCTGTGTCCATGCAGAACTTACTATTGTCTCGGATATTCTGTGCCCTTGTAGAAGTCACCAGTGTGTCTGTTGCTGTAAAACTTACGAGTGTCTCGGGCATCTGTGTCCATTCAGAACTTATCATTATCTTGGATATTCTGTGCCCTTGTAGAAGTCACCAGTGTGTCTGTCGGTGTAAAACTTACGAGTGTCTTGGGCATTCTGGTCCATTCAGAACTTATAATTATCTCGGATATTCTGTGCCCTTGTAGAAGTCACCAGTATGTCTGTCGGTGTAAAACTTACGAGTGTCTTGGGCATTCTGGTCCATTCAGAACTTATAATTATCTCGGATATTCTATGTCCTTGTAGAAGACACCAGTAGGGTATGTCTGTCGCTTTAAAACTTACGAGTGTCTCGGGCATTCTGTGTCCATGCAGAACGTATCATTGTCTCGGATATTCTGTGTCCTTGTAGAAGTCACCAGTATGTCTGTCGCTGTAAAACTTACGGTGTCTCGGGGATTCTGTGTCCATGCAGAACTTATCATTGTCTCGGATATTCTGTGCTCCTGTAGAACTCATTAGCATATCGATCATAATGTGAAGTCACAATATCTCTGGCTCTGTAACACTTACCAGTACCTCGGGCATCCTGTGCCCCAGCACGTAGCTGATAAGGATGACGGGCGTGATGATCATGTAGGTGGAACAAACGAAATATGGGATCATCTGCGCGTTGGTGGAAGACGTGACGGCGTTGACCCCTTCAGAGTACGTCCCCGTACATATGATGGTCACGAGCTGCGAACAATAGTTCCCATCATTTTGTGCAAGACTTTTACATTGTGACACAGAAGcaagaaatattaacatttcaaCGTTTTGGAATAACCTCTCACTTTTGATTTAGAGTAGTAAAACAAGTTTCGAAATATCCTTTTCTCGTGACAAAAGGAGTCAGCGAGAGAATATTATTGATAGCATGTTAAGAGACACGATTTGCTGTAGTGCGTTTCACGAATAGAGATGGTTGCCTCGCCGGGTTTTTAAACCAGTAGCAGGTCAGTTTTGCAGAAGGGCGATAGGGCTACCGAAAGTTTCAAAAGATACTTGATAATCCTGGTAGAACATTCATGTATGTATAATGTATTACGTTATGCATAACAATCACAGAATTAGGTGGAATATTAGGTAAAAGCTGCTCTTGAAACCATTTTTTTCCGTTATGCTACCATCTTGTTGTTTCACAGTAGCCTGTTTActtcaattatatttttactagtggcttgtgcagcaaatgctgcaaactaagttcattagatgttcaaataaaattttttcagacttattttcaatgaagaataccagacattttgaaagttatttgtttccattgtaatgaaacatactccctctgaatggttttttttatgccaaatactttttcttgaacgtatccaccttcagtttttgagtttaaacgcgaaaacgcaagtaacaatcagcgtattccgaatctcgtcggaccggtggacaacaatgacgtcacgctgcagcaaaataggaacaaaactgctggaaagatcgatggctgtcatggcgactgtataagttgttgtctgtactacgctagcaaaattttgcgaaatttccgtactgccatctcgttcaaagaaaagagagcataaacaatttatttcttgaaccggtagtaataaccggtccgttgacatgttcgctcataagccattaacattttgttttcacgttgtgctcattacaaacaatacagcagaacacaccgccatgacacaacagtgcacgatgtcattcgtctgctactgtaattcccgtcctatacaagaaccaatcagattccctgatggcggctgatggagactgccaccacctctgcaagctgatggcaccggtgcgacaccagtggagcatcagtgactccatcggtgaaattcggaacaccgtgatgctatcagattgctcagcgctgagattcggaatacgctcaatgtcaggacgatcagtggatttttcatgtgggagtaaagcaataccgGTATCTATTTCAgaccattgtggattgtaggtgaaagtttaaaaaaagtcaggtttgctatgctttcgaacaatatacATAGCATCtcggtatagctgctgcatgtagagcttgaaatgtagagggtaaaatcattttatactgctaagagatcttgctgaaatgatcgggagagtacaaaattttgtattttgtattttattatcagtaagtaataccttttggtctttccttaggaactgtaatttttgcgctgtctcgagctaatactgaagagaatgacgcatataaatatctacaccacaccgccattaaatatatgaaaaagactcaactccacttgattaataactataaaaatatttgatttttgataatattatcttacgtaagtt harbors:
- the LOC138701710 gene encoding uncharacterized protein; this encodes MVRTYKRKTNRGCIDEEIYERAAKDVSERNLSIRQAAEAHAVNFMTLHRYLKRKREQDEDRSSRKNLVGYVRHRQTFSDELEKRLEDYIIHCSRIYYGLSSKDVRTLAYEYAVACNIKFPEKWAETKMATEDWVLSFLKRHPKLSLRTPEATSLARATSFNAHNVGLFYNNLDQLFQRHQFEGHQIWNLDETGVTTVQKPPKVIAEKGKKQVGRATSAEKGATVTMEVAVNAIGNSVPPLFIFPRVHFKPHFILQGPPGCIGAAHPSGWITGPIFLEYVKHFHKHVPSSVEKPVLLLLDNHISHLSISVLDYCKENGIILLSFPPHTSHRLQPLDLSVYGPFKKYYYTACCDWMNSHPGSPISIYDIPAMAKEALANSLTPKNIMAGFQKAGIWPFNRNVYGEQDFVTATVTDRPLPESDSVTSCENESVLPQDYNQPTVSGMQTVGTPTRNVADYGQKSVLSPEDVRPYPKAAPRKISHTGRKKTKSAILTDTPVKEALRKEEEARNERKNKKAANVKKRILTDSNESLKKIKKRRNYETELSSETEDDEDCICVVCLKPYSKSKRGDDWIQCTMCKKWAHERCGGDDPYYVCIHCTSDLSAHSDSED